Proteins from one Planctomycetota bacterium genomic window:
- a CDS encoding PDZ domain-containing protein: RGLEGDIGILLVSVYEGGPADQAGLEQDDVILEINGEPILSRRQALLIVAGTNPGDEVGIRGWRDGAPFDTTVIAGERPPDDPF, translated from the coding sequence CGAGGCCTGGAGGGCGATATCGGCATCCTGCTGGTGTCGGTCTACGAAGGCGGACCAGCGGACCAGGCCGGACTCGAACAGGACGACGTGATCCTCGAGATCAACGGTGAACCCATCCTGTCCCGCCGGCAGGCGCTGCTGATCGTCGCCGGGACGAACCCGGGCGATGAAGTCGGCATACGCGGCTGGCGCGACGGTGCGCCGTTCGATACGACGGTCATCGCCGGCGAGCGGCCACCGGACGATCCGTTCTGA